A segment of the Triticum urartu cultivar G1812 chromosome 1, Tu2.1, whole genome shotgun sequence genome:
ACGACGAGCTCGTCAGCTACTACCTCAAGCGGAGGGTCGACAACCTCAAGATCGAGCTCGAGGTCATCCCCGTCATCGACCTCTACAAGTGCGAGCCATGGGAGTTGCCAGGTACGTACATACACATGCATCTTCCATCCGATTCATTCTGTATTTCAACATGCCACACATTCATTCATGCTTCGACCGACAAAAAAAGTGTTCGAGAGAGTTGAATTTTACCTATGTCAAACCGCATGGTGTTCACCTTTCTTCTCCCCTGAATAGACAATTTATTTGACAAGTAATAATTTGCCATCATCCTCGAATAGCATAATTCTTTTAGAAAAAGAATCTGCCCTCCAAATTGCTTGCTAGCTAGCCAGCATACATGAAAAGGGACTTTGTGAAAGAGGCATCTCGCCTCATATATTCTCCATAACTTAGGCCGGTTGCAGATGAGTCATTTTCCCGCCTTTTTCCCAAAGAAACTTGTTCTCCAAATCACCACAGCCACCCCTCTCAATTTTGGAATATTCTCAGCAGCCAATCACAGTAATCAGCACACAGTTAACTCTGGCATAACCTTCTCTGCACTCAACTGTACATAGCTAGTTTGTACAGTGGCCAATGTGAATGAGAATGCTGAGATTCAGAGGTGTGTGCGTTTGATGATTCTTCAGAGAAGTCGTTCCTGCCCAAGAGGGACCTGGAGTGGTTCTTCTTCGTGCCGCGGGACCGCAAGTACCCCAACGGGTCGCGCACCAACCGGGCCACCACCACGGGCTACTGGAAGGCCACCGGCAAGGACCGCAAGGTGTCGTGCGACGGCGGCGCCGTGTGCGGCGTCAGGAAGACGCTGGTGTTCTACAAGGGCCGGGCCCCCGGCGGCGAGCGCACCGACTGGGTGATGCACGAGTACCGCCTCTGCCAGGACCTCCTCCACGGCGCCTCCAACTTCATCGGCGCCTACGCGCTCTGCCGCGTCATCAAGCGCACCGAGGCCGGCCTCCTCCACGGCGACGCGGCCGCCAAGGCGAGGCCGGGCCACCGGCAGATGAGCAAGGTCGGGAGCAGCTCGTCGCTGGTCACCACGGACCAGCAGCTGGGCTCCCTCACGCCCAGCCCGCCGCGCCTCGACATCGTCGGCAACGCCTTCCAGCTCCACAGCTCCCCCTCTCCCCTGTACggaggaggaggggaggtggTGTCCGGCATGGGCACGCCTCTGGGGTTCCCGCAGCAGGACGCCGCCGCCACATTCTTCATCGACGGCGACCTCGCCGGCGCAGGCGAGACGACGCAGTCGCACATGCCCTTCTTCGGCGACATGGGCGTGGTCTCGGACCACGAGCTCAGATGGGACACCTTGCCGCCCTGCGCCAACAGCACCTTCTCCACCACCGCCGGTACGCGCACTGATGCTCTGCCTCACGAGCTCGATCAATTCTTGAATCCCCCGTCGCCATTTCGCGCGAGTTCTCAATGCATATGCATGTCCTTCTGCAGGCGCGATGGAGCTGTGGAACCCGGCGGCACCGAACGCCGCCGCCCCGATGCTGTGCAGGGAGGCGAGCGACGACCTGGCGGCGTTTTTCTCGTCCTTGGACGAGAACAACATGGTGGTCTACTGAAGCTCTCGTTTCACACCCAAGAAAAGATCGTAGTAATTTCGGCAACAGAGGAAATAATTCCAGAAACCTAATTGCTCTCGGCAACGGCGGTATATTTTCAGCCAGTGTACGGGGTCGTATACCGTATGATATGTAAGAGTACGTAGTATTGCtacgcgcgcgcgtgtgtgtgtgtcttGTACAGTTGTACTCGGAGTGACGGCCTATTTTAGCACTGTCTTCTCTCGCTGTGGCACGACACTTCCATCTCTTCCTTTACTGTGATTCAGTCTCTGTactagctgctgctgctgctgcaatTTACGCAGCAATATGTTGTGCTCCCATTTCGGGCGATGTAAAATTCCCCATTGCTATTATACAATATATAACCTTCTTTAGAAATGGAGGatacatcatcatcatcatcatctattCTAACAATTCATGACCCTATGATTcctatgtactccctccgttccgaactAGTAATTCGGAACGGAAGGAGTACATGTTTGGTTAGGGTTACGTTGAAAGCAAATGGTAACGTAATGAGGTTACACTACATTGTGGGTGTAACGGGGCTTTTGCTAGTTTTGTCTAGTTGACTCACGCAACAGGAACAGAGAGAAGGACTACATGCATGTTAAACAAAAAAAGGAGAAGGACTACATGGGAAAATGATGAGGTGGATGAAAGAGAAACTTGAAAGAAAAAAACTTTGCATTCTCTTTTTCTTTGGTGAAAATAGAAATAAAGAttaagagatgatctcttagcaacAATACCTCTCACCATACATTTAATCATAGTATTTGATTACTAGAGATAAAGATTAAGAGATACTATCTCTTTACTAAGATAAAAACGTTTTATATTTAGAAGCAGAACTATCGTGGAAAATATATTAGAAGCAGAACTATCGTGAAAAATTTATCATCTCTAAATTATCGTCGAAAATTGATACGACTTTCTTATCAATCACTGCACATGCCCTAACAACCAGGAGCGGGTGTGATCGATTCTGTATAGCACTGTAATTGGATTACACAGCTTCTGATTCCAGCCCGACTCAATCAACCAAACCAAACGCAGGTGACGGTTTTGGATGGCGCTGTAATCAGGTCCGGCAAACACATCCATGGTACTGTATATATGCATGGAATTTCTGCACAAAATTGTTACAATAACTGCAAAGGAATCCTGACTCCTGACAGGGAGGATGCGAATATCAGTCTCCTGTAGAAGGCAAAACAGAAACGGCTTGGACCAGAGTGGTGTGCATCTGATGGCGTGGCGGTGACTTAGCATGGCATGAAGTCTGACTAAAGTGCAACCGAAGggggaagaaaagaaaagagcCAGGAATGATTGACAGGAAGCACATATGCCCTGTGCTGGACGAGGAAATGTGGCCACCGTCATTCCAAGAATCACCCCATCTTAAAGAGAAAAGAGGCTAGAGGACGGCGCGCTCCATTTTGCTCACAGATTTTAATCGCGTAGCGCTCTTTCCCGAATGCTAGCCTTTATTCTGGGCcttttgaaatctgaaaaagaaGTGAAAATTTTTGTTGTCATGCTATTCCATGACAGTTCTTTCCTGGTCTTATTCATTCAGCCTCTATGCATTGGGTGCCTCGGCGGTAGGCTTGTCCCATGAATCTGTCCTTTCATACTCTAGAGCATAATGATTGTCAGGCTTGTTTGGTTCAAAAGATTTTCAAACAAATTTTGAAGGACTCTAACTCTTACTAGGAATTCTTTTTTCTACATGGGTTGTTTGATTCACATATCAGAATTCATAGGAATTTTTCCTCACAATTAGTTTGTGCTAGATTTCATAGAAAAATTTTTACACTCCAACCTAAGTGAAGAATTGTTTTTTTTCATGCACAATCAAATAACCAtgcaattttttaaaaaaaatagaaactactccctctataaagaaatataaggTCTTATATTCTTTctgtccgaaaatacttgtcgaAAAAATGGATGTTACAAATATTTCTGGACGAAGGATTATTTTTTAAAAAGGGAGTACTATATAGTTCTGTAACTTTTTACAGACAAACACAATTCTGTAGTGTTCAATATCTAATGACTTTCTATTGCTGTGGTTTTCAAGAAGAACAAATCAGCCTATATAGTCAAGTTCAGGGATGAAGTAGGGAAAAGATCCAGAACGGTCGAGTGTCTCGTCCTCTTTCTAACCACTTTTAACTTATCACGGGACTTTCCACTGTTACACTACGAAACTTCTACGAGAAATGATATTGTTTTTAATGTCAAAAATGCTTCTTTTTTGTAGGTTATTTTTTGTTGTACGCATTCATTTCATGCATGGTGTACGCTACAACGAGCGAAGTACCAACCGCT
Coding sequences within it:
- the LOC125510873 gene encoding NAC domain-containing protein 86-like, with translation MGTMTLPPGFRFRPTDDELVSYYLKRRVDNLKIELEVIPVIDLYKCEPWELPEKSFLPKRDLEWFFFVPRDRKYPNGSRTNRATTTGYWKATGKDRKVSCDGGAVCGVRKTLVFYKGRAPGGERTDWVMHEYRLCQDLLHGASNFIGAYALCRVIKRTEAGLLHGDAAAKARPGHRQMSKVGSSSSLVTTDQQLGSLTPSPPRLDIVGNAFQLHSSPSPLYGGGGEVVSGMGTPLGFPQQDAAATFFIDGDLAGAGETTQSHMPFFGDMGVVSDHELRWDTLPPCANSTFSTTAGAMELWNPAAPNAAAPMLCREASDDLAAFFSSLDENNMVVY